The proteins below come from a single Maylandia zebra isolate NMK-2024a linkage group LG23, Mzebra_GT3a, whole genome shotgun sequence genomic window:
- the si:ch211-212d10.2 gene encoding Rieske domain-containing protein — MASGSGDEEGNTGGVSWRLIGPASELSKKRCRLMHSSLGYDSDVCLFYVKGEFFAMDARCSHSGGPLCEGDIEEADGVLQVFCPWHDYNFDLRTGKSGTSLQQQVYEVKLEDGNVYVKHRSHLSLQPFPPDRKS, encoded by the exons ATGGCTTCTGGCTCCGGAGATGAAGAGGGAAACACGGGGGGCGTTTCATGGAGACTCATAGGCCCTGCCTCGGAGCTTTCCAAGAAGCGCTGCCGTTTAATGCACTCCTCTCTCGGCTATGATTCCGATGTCTGCCTCTTCTATGTGAAGGGGGAGTTTTTCGCAATGGATGCTCGCTGTTCACACTCcg GCGGTCCTCTGTGTGAGGGGGACATTGAGGAGGCTGACGGAGTCCTGCAGGTCTTCTGTCCCTGGCATGAttataactttgatctcaggaCTGGGAAGTCAGGGACATCACTACAG CAACAAGTGTATGAAGTCAAGCTGGAGGATGgaaatgtttatgtgaagcacaGAAGTCATCTGTCCTTACAGCCTTTTCCTCCAGATCGGAAAAGCTGA